In the Pecten maximus chromosome 5, xPecMax1.1, whole genome shotgun sequence genome, GAAATGGTAAGAGTAGCCTCCCTTATTTTATCAGACATGCCGTGAATACAGCAGGAAGTTCCAGAAAAGTGCTTCACAAATAATACAActaaataaaataaaggaaATCAGTTTTTGTTCAAAATTCCTAATCAGAATAAATCTTTTAAGATAccattgaatataacatatttttcactcatatgacaaaatatttagaGATTTTACACTCATGTTTCGCACTCAGGaagatattgatattctgtcatacttgtgaaatatatgttatattaaactggAAACCATTTAATATcctctgtttattacatttttaccagtgaaatatcaaaaaatattcattctataaaagtgatatttttcactagtgaaaaatatcacttttgctgatttgaccaatcaaatgaatgattagaaaataccaaaataattgaccaatcagaaagcccgacatatatctcagcacctggacagggggaactacattttttgtttacaaattatcgctgtaggcctagttagcatacggggtaggttttccgttgataaaaaatgtaataaacagaatatctaacagtgccttcagtaataccaaatatatttcactcatgcggctaatattttgatatttttcactcgtgaaaaatatcaaaatattagccccactggtgaaatatatttggtattactgaaaacactgttagatatcctctatttattgtAGCCCCATCCTCTGTGGATGCTGTCGGCATGTGGTTTAACTGTGGCGAGACTTTAATgatgttttatcttttttttataggAGAGAAAAATGTTGAAGGAACACCCTCTGCACATTCTTCTACAAATGGCATAGGATTTAGCCCACCTACATCAAGCCATTTAGGTATGTAACCAAATATCCTCTGTAATAAGGTTGTGATCAAAGATGTTTTAAGAGCTTAATATCTAGTTTAGTGGCTTCtaatactgtttttttttcatgtacaTAATTGTTCCTTTTTAGAATTGTGGATCTTAAGTCAAGAAAGCAATATACTATTCAGTAAAAAGTGTCCTTAGTTATAAAATTTGATCAGTGTTGTAAAAAACAAAGTTCAATAAGAAAAATATGGATATTGATTGTTATTGACAAATTTATCCAATTTTtagatgatggtgatgatgatgatgatgatgatgatgatgctcaAAGTCCAACTGCGACCCATTTGATTGTTCCAAGCCATAATTCACAGGACAAGGCTAGTCGTCTATTAGAGGATACAGATGTCACCGGTATGATTCCTCACAATACCTACACTTGGAATAGTCCAGTTTATGTTCTTATCATCTGTAGGCTTTTTAGAATTGTTTAATGATGGTTTATTTAAATTCTTAAcagttaagaaaaaaataattttgtgcAGAAGGTCTTGGTTTTGAGACGTTTTGAACCACAAAAAGTAAGCTATTTTGTATCAATCAACATCCAGAACAGCACATTgcttgttttaaatgtttgcttgtttgttgttTGACGGAATGTGAACAAATCAAACCATTTGTTGAATTATCCATCTGCAGGTGAAGCTGCCACACAAGCGCCTTCTGTACGTGATACAACTGTCATTAGCCATCATACACAGGATTCTTCTAGTCGTCTGCTAAGTGGAGAAAAATCAGAACCACATCTGTATCACGAAGAAAACCCAGAACCAAATACAGCGAAGATGGAAGGTCAGTATATAGGAAATAGAGACGAGAAACCTCGCTATGATATTACACTGACCAACCAGGACTCGATGGAGAGTGGGAACAGatcaatgaaaaataatgacTTATCTCCAGACCACACCAGGACGAGTCAGTGGAACATAACAGGGTGTGACACAgttaaaaataaatcaactCCGCCTGATgttaaaagtgaaaataacaacGATGTGAAAATGTTAGAAAGTAATGACAGTTATCAGGAAGATATTGCTATGGGAAAGAAACGATCAAATACCTTGGAGGAAAATACCAGGATAACGTGTAAAAATCAGTCTGGTAAAGGTATGCATTCCTTAATGTCAGTTGAAGATAACAACTTACAGCCATACAAAGTTAGCTCTCATAGAAGTATTCCAGGGAAGAAAATGAACCAAGAAGCAAGTTTTGAAGACAACTCATTGCAAGACCATGACCCAGAACTACCTGATTTTACGAAAACAGTCTCTCCGGTTGATACTGCAAACAACAGTCTGCCTGATGACAAAAGATTTGTCAGTATAAGCCATTTTGATGGTGTAGTTCTCCAATCACCAAGGAGTACATCCACAACTACGGATATGACAGAAGACGATAATTGTAGTGAGACAAACGAGAAAATGGTGTACAGCAGCAGAACTGGCCATTTGTCCCCGGACTGCCAGTCACTGGTCACAGAAGGCTCAAGATATGAGGTTGTCTCACAGTACAATGCAATGTCTTACCTAGGTAGTACAGACTTTCATACCCAGGATCCTTCAGTAGACCTAGGTAGAACAGACTTTCATACCCAGGATCCTTCAGTAGAAGATCAAGATGATCCACTACACAGTTCTTTTGCCAGTGACAAACTGTTTGCAAGTGGACAATTCAAGTCTTCAGCTTTTCGGGAGATCAGTCAAGACAAAACACAATACTCTGACCAGTGTCCACCTCAAGCTGTAAGACCGCGACATAAGGGACAAGATGGAGACAGTCCAGAAAGACAGTGTAAACCATCAGCAATCAGCCAAGGTGTTACACAGCCTGATCCTACTACCACACACAACACGACAAGGTCAACGACAAGGTCATCAGTTACACCTGGACAAGGAGATGGGATATCACACAATATAAGTCAAATACACCTGACCCAAACAGGTGTACAAGAACTTTCACCACAGGGTAGAGGTGTAGACACTGCCCCACTACAGGATACAAGGACTGGTCCGTCAGTAGAGAGTGATAGTCAGTCAACACCTTATAGCCCCATTGGTAGTGAAATCTCTCTTCACATTACTGGACAGGTTGAACCAGCTGAGTTACAGGAGAGAACGGGAATTTTGGCTTCTGTTACACGCTTTTTCTCCGACACATTTCAGATGTTAAAAGAAATGGAGAGCTAATACTTGTTGTTTCTTTAccgaatatttattttatcatatatgTACTATATGAAGTGTATGAAGGAGATGGGATATGGTAGTGCTTTGTACAGATTAACGCTTTCCCTTACGTATGTAACAGGTCATAAGATTATTCATCTCTTAATTGGCTACTATGACATAAACTGGTATTTCATGAATATTGTAAGACACATATGGAATATGGCTTTAGTGATATCATCAATAGAGCGTAACAAAGACATCACAATAACCTTCCGACATAATACATTTGTCGCCATAGAGAAAAACATAGCATAATTTGAAAGTTTTCCTTTGTcaaacagaatcttacactcgttatgtaaaatgaaatttatttaacttgttgaaatattttatatgacatttCCCTAGAGGCTTCTTGCATAACAAAGTATTGAACTTGCTGAATAAATCCCATTTTACATAGCTTCCTCTACAGTACAGGTGTAATGATGTGATGTCCCCtacagtacacatgtaatgaTGTGATGTCCTCTACAGTACACGTGTAATGATGTGATGTCCTCTACAGTACACGTGTAATGATGTGAGGTCCtctacagtacatgtgtaatgaTATGAGGTCCTCTACAGTACACGTGTAATGATGTGATGTCCTCTACAGTACACGTGTAATGATGTGATGTCCTCTACAGTAC is a window encoding:
- the LOC117327899 gene encoding uncharacterized protein LOC117327899 — encoded protein: MAEGSTEPMKRFVERRDVMAWLKEKYNTRPARGGPQDHQYRIYGVYGKKRVGKSCLMRKFLRQIQQDVSRNQKVHVGTFDFDKIRTFESFLNSLCKFYGVEMHKWRKSPNHSDNEEEDEEDYIECMSRIENKMNAEPSHKFIVFLDNLEKACGKAKKDGTPHDKDKDYLWDKIYKEIIRDLLKVNNFLVFITSTQTTKFAKLGTISCKIDMEEMDEKEAKCLLQNEVSGTKIDDKCLSAIVRLCDGLPPTIIQAGAMLREGDCTPDEIVALLKEFDSKMFMHSDDLHPKDDRYDAQLREYINRMSSENRKNLRSLAEMINKEEGKVVSIAEAATGLEFEANTAVFKLRFLLPLRFRGMVEVDRKTGLISMNSFFLQFVLEHIKGEKNVEGTPSAHSSTNGIGFSPPTSSHLDDGDDDDDDDDDAQSPTATHLIVPSHNSQDKASRLLEDTDVTGEAATQAPSVRDTTVISHHTQDSSSRLLSGEKSEPHLYHEENPEPNTAKMEGQYIGNRDEKPRYDITLTNQDSMESGNRSMKNNDLSPDHTRTSQWNITGCDTVKNKSTPPDVKSENNNDVKMLESNDSYQEDIAMGKKRSNTLEENTRITCKNQSGKGMHSLMSVEDNNLQPYKVSSHRSIPGKKMNQEASFEDNSLQDHDPELPDFTKTVSPVDTANNSLPDDKRFVSISHFDGVVLQSPRSTSTTTDMTEDDNCSETNEKMVYSSRTGHLSPDCQSLVTEGSRYEVVSQYNAMSYLGSTDFHTQDPSVDLGRTDFHTQDPSVEDQDDPLHSSFASDKLFASGQFKSSAFREISQDKTQYSDQCPPQAVRPRHKGQDGDSPERQCKPSAISQGVTQPDPTTTHNTTRSTTRSSVTPGQGDGISHNISQIHLTQTGVQELSPQGRGVDTAPLQDTRTGPSVESDSQSTPYSPIGSEISLHITGQVEPAELQERTGILASVTRFFSDTFQMLKEMES